From the Triticum urartu cultivar G1812 chromosome 4, Tu2.1, whole genome shotgun sequence genome, the window tcttgtgaaatcaatccAAAGAAGGCCTGGTGCTAAAAATGCAAAGGGGTGTGCAAAGATCACAGAGGCTTAGTAGACTAGCACATAATGTTGAGCACCATAATTTGTTTTTAAGCATATCATCATATGTAAAAAGTTCAATCAATTTAAAGAGAAACCACTCTACATTTCCATCTCCACCGGTCATCTCATCAcagagcagagcagagcagagGAGCAACCCTAGCTGCAGCGCAGcgtatccccccccccccccccccccccccccccccccccccaagatGGCGGCGGCGCCGACGACCTTCTCCGGCGAGGTGTGGGCGGAGCTGCGCCTGGCGGACGCGCGCGACGTGCCGCACATCCACAGCCTCATCCACCAGATGGCGGAGTTCGAGCTCCTCACCGACCTCTTCGCCGCCACCCACGAGCTGCTGGCCTCCACCCTCTTCCCCACGCCCCGGCCGGCCCCCTTCGCCTCCTTCACGGCGCTCATCCTCGACCTCTCCCCGTCCCCCGCACCGGCCACCGGCGACACCGTCGGCTCCCGCCGCCTGGACCTCCCCGCGTCCCCCCCGCTCGCCGACCCGGAGGCCGGCGCCTTCCCGTCCCCGCGCGGCGGCGGGCGCGTCACGGCCGGGTTCGTCATCTGCTTCCCCAACTACTCCACCTTCCTGGCCAGGCCGGGGCTGTACGTGGAGGACATCTTCGTGCGCGCGCCGTGGCGCCGCCGCGGGCTGGGCCGCATGATGCTGTCCGCCGTCGCCGGCCGGGCCGCGGAGATCGGGATGGGCCGCGTGGAGTGGTGCGTGCTCGACTGGAACCAGAACGCCATCGACTTCTACGAGGGGATGGGCGCCGAGGTGTTCAAGCAGTGGCGCATCTGCCGCCTCACCGGCCCCGCCCTCGACCAGTACAAGGGCGCCGGCGGCCAGGCGGAGGAGGAGCAGGACGCCGCCGGGAAGGCCGGTCAGTAGGAGAGGAGAGGACAGATCTGGGCTCCCGAGACTGGTAATAATAAAGGCGGTGGATTTTGCCTCCACTCGGTGATGTATTCTTCCTTGCTACTGATAGTGATTTAGTGCATTGCTATGTTCTTCATGGAGATGAATTATGGACCTGCTCTTGCCTTCCTTGGAATATGTGTTGAACTGAATCTGAAACTGGAATTGTTCCCTGTTGCTATCATATTCTGCGTTGGAATGCATGATAGGAGCTGGATGAGCAACACACTCCTAGTCCAAATTCTGAAGGGGTTCATCAGAGAATTACATTGATCGAAACTCTCGCACCCCTGAAAACGTCTAATAAAACTGAAAAATCAGAGACCCCCTTGTGAGAAGTGACGCCGTGTTGGCCTGTTGGATCTTAACTTTCATTTGATGAGCCATTATAGAAGGTCAAACATCGGTCTTGCAAAGTAGAGATTTTACTGAAACAAGGTCCCCAAGGCTTGGCTTGTGATCTGCACCTAATgattactccctccgtctcaagATGAGTACAGCTTTATACAGTTAGTACAAagttaagacacttattttgCGACGGAGGAAGTACTTTTCATGATAACTGGAAGTCACAATGTTTCTGCCATAATGAACAGATTGCGTGTCGATGTTGCGTAAGTGTACAAGGCTACAAGCTGAAATTAACGCCGATGTTGCATAATAAGTGCATACTACAAGGAAAACTGATTCTTGTTTCTCATGTAGTTTCATTTCTATGTAGATTGTTTCTGAATCTGCATTGATGATGCTCTTACGGGAGGCAGCAGTGGAGAATTTTCTGCAATGGGTGAAAGCCTCAGGTCGTTTTCTCGGAGAAGAAAAGGTGAAGGATGCAAGCGTGATTGAGGGTAAAGATTATGAATTCAAATATCAGCCGTTGGTGTCATCCGATGAAGGAATCAGGTTCCATGCATGTGTTGTATACTTACTAAGATAAGATGTGGCTAAAGAGTTGATGATCAGGTTCAATTGCATGTCTAATAAAATATTTTTGTTTATAATCATCCTATCAATGGAAATCCCGGTAAAAGAAAGAACAACAACGAAGGATCTTCATCGACTAACTGGCGACGATATTGGGCCGGGATCAAGAGCTAAATTATTGAACTCTGAAGACGTGAACAAAGTCATCATCGGAGCCTCAACCTACCGGCAGCATCTCATCAACAGAAACCTATCTAGCAACGATCGACGATGGTCTTGATGGGCCCGATGTTGGGCTCGCCGAACAGGGCGACGCCCTGGCGGGTCCTGAGCGTCGCGTACTCGCCGGCCGCGCGGGCCTTGTGCGTCGTGTACTCGCCGGCTGCGCGGGCCTGGCTCTTGAGGCTGGCCCAGTAgcgcttcgccgccgccgccgccgcgcccttGATCCCCTCCGTCGTTGTCCATGGCCCCGCTCCGGCCGGCGCCGGAGCCGCCTCCTCCTTGCGCGCCAGCgccttgagcatggcctcctccTCCGCGGCCATGGGCGCCGCCGCCTTGAGCATGGCCTCCGCCGCCCCCTTGGTGTCCATGGCGCTCGAACGTCGCGGCCGGGCTTGGTCGTCAAGAAAATGCTATGGAACCCACCGGTGTATCGAGAAGAGGAGAGGTTTGGATATTGCCGCTGTCGCTGATGCTGCTATGGGGTGTGGGCGGCGAGCTGGAGTTATATAGGACAGGAGCATAGCATGCGCTTGTTTCTTGAGGAGAAAGCAAAGCTCGCGGCTTGGAGCAGGGTGCAAGGATAGAAACAGAGACACAGAAGTAGCTCCCGTTCCGTCTGCACCCGGGAAAGGAAATCATCGTGATCCGAACTCCGAAGTGGCCGTTAGTTATATCCAATCCAATCCAAGAAGGTTGGTTAACGGGGCGCTCTCTTTCTCTTCCTCTTGTTCGGTTCGGTTTCTGTTTCTGTTTCCTTCTTTCTTTGCCCCTAGTCCAAGACGGCCAgcgccccctcccctcccctgcATATAAGCAGGCACGATCCCGCAGCCCCATGGCCTCCAAAGCAACGCAAGCACAAGCAGCGACATCGTCTTCTCATCTTCACGTAGATACAGACAAGTTTTTGATCTCGCTTTTCGGGGCCTGATGGAGAACAAGGGGGCGGCTGCGCCGGCGGTGCCGGAGAAGGAGGCGCAGGCGGTGGCGGCGACGTCGTGCTTCAAGAGGACGGTGGGCGAGGACGCGTCGCTGTTGGAGCTGGCCAAGGACCAGTACCGGCAGTTCGCGGAGGCGCAGGGTCGGGACCACTGGGAGTGCATCAAGAACAAGGTCAGCTCCATGTTCGCCGACCCCATCTTCGGCGGCTTCAAGCCCGACTCCACCGCCaacacgccgccgccgccgccgtccgtcgAGTCGCAGTAGATTGTCGTCGTTCGTTCGCCTGCCGTCGTCCGTCTAGATGACCTATATACCGTTGCTACTTTATTATGAGGATCACGGGCATTGTTTTTAGTTGTGGGGAACTTCTATCCTCAACTCGAGGAGCTGTATATTGTGGATTTTGAGTTTATTAAATTCTTCAAGTGATTATCTCGAAGAAGAGcaccttttttttctttctcaATGTGATTTTTTGCTATATATCTTGTTTTCATGCTGGTTGTGATGCTGGATTTTAGGAATTTCGTGGTATTATGTTTTATTTTCTACTTCTTGAATATGTTAGTGCTCCTTATATGGCTCGATTCAGAAAAAAATACTGGATTTTTTTAGTGGATCTGGATCCTTGTGAAATCCTAAGTTTTGCACTTTATTTTAAAAGAAACTTCTCATCCACCCAAATCTCTTTACAAATGAATTGCTTTTCATGTGGTTCTCTAATAATCCTAGTCTTAACCCATAGTGTTAAAAGAGGACGTATATGTTTTGCCAGACCTGGACAAATCGCTGAAAACGGTGCCTCGCTTGAGTTTCGTCCCAGGAACCAATAAAATCCAACGAAAATGCATCACCTCACATGGTTTAACGATATATAATCACTTGTAGAGGGTGCCATTGTTTCCCAGACAAAATGGAAGTCCACAATTGTAAGGTCGTCCCCAACAATGCTGCTTCACCTACCACAAAACCAAATCCTAACTACTCGCATCATGATCCTCAAGGCAAGTAAAACAACTTCCAGGAGACGAAACGAACCCAGATGATCTCGACATTAATAAACGTTAGCATAGATTTAGATACACTCAGAGGGTGTTTGTTTTCAGGAACTTATTGGTTTAGAGATTTAAAAAAGTCctgtcccatctaaaccaaacaggagggactttatagggacttaaagtgggcatttgggacttaTGAAATAAGACTCTCAAGGAGGGACTTATAGTTGTAATTGTTGGCTGCATAAAAACCTCCTCACGCAACTCGCCATTGAGAAAAGcgttctgaacatcaagttgagAGATAGACCACTGACGAACAGAAGCCACGGCAAGAAGAGTGCGGACAGTGGTCATGTGGGCCACAGGAGCGAATGTCTCATCATAATCTCACCCCTGCTCCTGCTGAAAACCACGGGCCACAAGACAAGCTTTGTagcgctcaagagaaccatcgaAGCAAGTCTTAATCTTGTAGACCCACTTGCAGGTGATGGGACGGACACCGGAAGGAAGGGGAACCAGATCCCATGTGCCAGAGTGCTCAAGAGCAGCAAGCTCTTCAGCCATCGCAAGCTGCCATTCGAGCTAAGTCATGGCAGTCCGATAGGAAGTGGGCCCAGCAATAACAGAGAGACCGTACCGATCAGGGGAGTAGCGATCAGGCGGGGGGCGAGGCCGAGCACGGAGGTTGTGAACCGGGGGAGGCGTGAGAGGAGGTGCACCAGAGGTGGAAGGCTCGTCAGAGGAGACATCCTCAGTACGAGATCGGCGAGTATAGTGGAGAGGAAACGGTGAGAGAGGGCGACGGACTGGAGATGATGGTGGAGaagtggaggaggaggatggaCAAGACGGGGTCGGTGGTGAATTTGAAGGAATGAGAGGTACCGGAGGAAGAGGTGACACATGAGGCACATAGCAGGATGCAtcaggaaggagaaggaaagaaaTGTCGTCCACAGATAGACTCGAGGAAGAAGAACATGGGTAGTAAGAACGAGACTCATCAAAAGTCACATCACGTGAGATGTGCAAGCGACGACCCACTGGATCCCAGTATCGATATCCCTTGTGCTCATCATTGTAGCCAAGGAAAACACACTCAACCAACTGAGCAGTCAGTTTGGTGCGTTCTCGGGGGGCAAGAAGAACGAAGCACACGCATCCAAACATACGAAGAGCTGAGTAGTCAGGAGAGCGACCAGTGAGACACTCCATAGGAATGCCACCCTGCAGAGCAGAAGATGGCTGAATGTTGATGAGATAGGTGGATGTGGAAACAACCTCGGCCCAAAAGTGGGGTGGAAGGGAAGCAGCAATCATCAGCGCACGAGCCGTCTCAAGCAAATGACGATGCTTTCGTTCGGCAACgccattctgagcatgagcaccaggacaaGAGAACTGGGCAAGAGTACCCTGTTCCGCGAGAAAACCACGCAACAACTGAGAGATATATTCTTCAGCGGAGTCAGCACGAAAAGTATGAATGGGCGTGGCAAACTGGGTGtgaaccatggcagcaaaacGTTTGTATATAGGGAGAACCTCGCTATGAGATTTCATGAAGTAGAGCCAAGTGTAGCGAGAGAAATTATCAATAAACAAAACATAGTAGCGATGACCACCTTTCGAATCAAAGGGAGCAGGACCCCAGACATCAGAATGAACTAAGTCAAAAAGACGCTGAGATACAGATTCACTAGTAGGATAAGGTAACTGAGTCTGTTTGCCAACTCTGCAACCATTACAATGTAAGGAGACATCTCCAGATACAGACCCTAAGAGGCCCTGACGAACTAACGAAGACAAGCGAGAGCCACAGATGTGACCAAGgcgatgatgccactgctggaaGGACGCAGATGAAGAGGCAGCAAGAGCATGAGAGCTGGCAGAAGTGGTGGTAGCGGAAGGAACACAAAGCCAGTCAACCTCCCAAAGGCCCGCTGACTCACGGTGCCGGGGGCCAGCACCAACCAAAGCCTTGGTGCGACGATCCTGAATGGAGCAAGAGTCGGTATCAAGAATGACACGACAACCAGAATCAGTAAGTTGGGCAGCGGAAAAAAAGATTCATGGTAAGGCGAGGAACATGTGAAACACTCGGAACAGAAAAAGATGGAGTGAAAAGAATACCACGACTAGCAACAGGAAGAGAGGCGCCATCAGCAGTAAGAACATTAACAGGCGAATCAAGAGGTCAGAGAGAAGACAACGTGGAAAAATCAGAAGACATATGAAAGAAGGCTCCAGAATCCAGAATCCACGAAGATGTACCTGACTGTGTAGATGCCGGTGATGGTGAGGAAGGGGATGCAGTCACAGCAGCAGTAGAAGTAGTCGACGAGGAGCCTGAGGAAGCAAGAAGACGCTTGAGGCGAACAATGTCCGGGTCAATGAGTGACAGAGTCGAGGAAGACACAGGAGTCCCGCTGAAGGAGGGGCGCCTCTGGTCTCGCTTCTTCTGGAGACAATCAGACTCTGGGTGACCTGGCCGGGAGCAGTAACCACAGACAGTGTCACATCGCGACATGCCCTTCTCAGCATAAGGAGGACGGCTCACCCCTCCTGGAGGAGTAGGCAGGAGAGGCGGAGCAGTGAGGCGAGCAGACGAGGCAGGAGCCCGAGCGGTCAGTACTGACGGAACCAGAAGCAACCCAGCAGAGCGAAGCCGGGTCTCCTCAGCACGAAGCTCGGCAAGTATCTCTGAGATAGGAACACGACCACGAGCAAGCAAGTGAGCACGGCGAGGCTCAAACTTAGACCGGAGGCGAGATAAGAACTCATGGACCCGCTGAAACTCCAGATCAGACCGAGTAGTCTGACAGCAACGACATGTTCCACAAACAACTGTCCGAAGAGAGTCAAGCTGGCACTAGATGGCAGAGCACTGTGAATAGAACTCATCAACAGAAGAATCACCTTGCTGAAGTGCGTGCTCCTGACGCACCACAAATAGGTAGAGAGCATCACCAGAGGGCTGATAGCGCTGACAGAGATAAGACCACATCGCTGCAACTGTGCCAAGTCCCGTGAACTCGGAAGCAAACTGAGGGAGGACACTCGCAGTGAGAACAGCAGCAGCTCGAGCATCATCATTGCACCACTGAGTGTAAGCAGGCGGATCATCCCGGTACACAGAGAGCATCAGAATAAGCGGATACCTGCTGATCATAAGCATCAACCGCAGCATCATCCAGAGCCTTGGCAGCATCCTGGTCAGCCTGAGAAGCATCAGCAGCAAGGACCGGCGGCACCAGTGGGATTGGGGCCACGGGCGCAACAGGGCATGGCGGACAGGGGACCTCGCCAGAAAGAACACCCCACAGAAGAAGATCACGCATATGAATGCGCATGAAGCCTGCAAACTCGGCATAGTTGGTGCCATCAAAGATCACCGAGCATCGAGGAACAGCCACATAGCCTGAAGATGACATACTAAGATATCCCCCTTTTTAtctctctctccttttttttGGTCAACAAATAGAAGGGACCCGATCTAGATCGGGCCAAGGCGCACACGAGCACAAAACGCGAGCAGACGTGCCTCTCGATCCAGAAGCAGAGCGAGGCAAGAGGGCAGTGGCGACGTCCAGCCGGTCGATCCAGAAGTAGAGATCGAGCCGGAGGGAGGCAACAGGGCGCAAGCCAGGAGGCTGCGGGGTGCGGGCCGGGcgctgttggggaacatagtaatttcaaaaaatttcctacgcacacgcaagatcatggtgatgcacagcaacgagaggggagagtgttgtctacataccctcgtagatcggaaggggaagcgttataacaatgcggttgatgtagtcgtacgtcttcatggcctgaccgatcaagtaccgaaactacgacacctccgagtttttgcacacgttcagctcgatgacgatccccggactctgatctagctgtattttttttctttctcaaTGTGATTTTTGCTATATCTTGTTTTGATGCTGGTTTTGATGCTCGATTATAGGAATTTCGTGGTATTATGTTTCTTTTCTACTTCTTGAATATGTTAGTGCTCCTTATATGGCTCGATTCAGAGAAAATTACTGGATTTTTTCAGAGGATCTGGATCCTTGTGAAATCCTAAGTTTTGCACTTTATTTTGAAAGAAAATTCTCATCCATCCAAATCTCTTTACAAATGAATTGCTTTTCCTGCGGTTCTCTAATAATCCTAGTGTTAACCCATAGTGTTAAAAGAGGACGTATATGTTTTGCCAGACCTGAAAAATCGCTGAATACGGTGGTGCCTCGCTTGAGTTTCGTCCCAAGAAGCAATAAGAATCCAACGAAAATGCATCACCTCAGACTGTTTAACGATATATAATCATTTGTAGAGGGTGCCATTGTTTCCCAGACAAAATGGAGGTCTGCAATTGTAAGGTCGCCCCAAACAATGCTCCTTCACCTGCCACAAAACCAAATCCTAACTACTCGCATCATGATCCTCGAGACAAGTAAAACAACTTCCAGGAGATGAAACGAACCAAGGTGATCTCGACATTAATAAACATTAGCATAGATTTAGATACACTCAACTAAGGCCATTTCAAACCAAAAACCGATCCCCTAAAAAATAGAGGATCCGGCCAAGTAAACCTTAGTGGACTAAGTTTTGGTAAACATAAATTTGCAAGAATTCAACTGAAATTTGCATACATTTAAACATAAGTTCAACCTAGTCTTGACAATTGAACATTAAACATAAATTCAAACTTAAACTACACTAAACTTAAACTAAATTAGACTACTCATCAtcatgggccatagtggaggTTGAGGCAATCTTTACTCGACATGCCACCACCGGTAACATTCTTCACGAAGATGGCCGCTCTGCCTCTACGAGTTCGGGTGCTCCCGGCGGAGGTCCGGCATGTACCCTTGTCTGCGACCTCTGTTGCAAGGTGCTCCCTCGCCTCCCGGTTCCCTCGAGCCGTCGCCGGATCCACCACACCTGGCGTCAACGGGACGAGGTGGGCAGGCGCCGTCCCAAAAGGGAAATTGAGCCTCGCGGCGGAGTCGTGGAACTGGACTTGCCACCGGTCGTATTCGAGCGCCATCATGTGGAACGACTCGATCCACTTCCTCTTGTGGGTCTCCCGGTCGGTGATCTCCGCCATTCATGTTCCCCACGTGCACTGCCGGATGCCGATGTATGTCCTATGCGGCTCCCGCtatggagggggggggggagtcgGCGAACCGAGTGGGGGCCGAAGCATCGACCGTGCAGTGACGGCTAGAGGATGCGCCTCTTGAAGGCGAACCACGGGCGTGACAGTGCGGATCCGCGCTGCAGATTGACGGCGGGGACCTCCGGCCACCGCGTCCGGCCATTGGAAGGAGGGGGAGGCGGCGAACGACAAGGGAGGCGCCAGCGGCGGGgcggaggggaggaggaggggaagAGAGAGTGTGATATCTTTTACTCGGCCGGCAAGCGGTGAAGTAAATATAGGGAGAACCGCGGCGGCCGAGGATAATTTATCCTCCTATGAGGCCAATTGGGGATCGGTTAGGTCCTGGTTAAAGAAGTAAAACCAGAAGTTTACTACTCT encodes:
- the LOC125552941 gene encoding L-ornithine N5-acetyltransferase NATA1-like, with the translated sequence MAAAPTTFSGEVWAELRLADARDVPHIHSLIHQMAEFELLTDLFAATHELLASTLFPTPRPAPFASFTALILDLSPSPAPATGDTVGSRRLDLPASPPLADPEAGAFPSPRGGGRVTAGFVICFPNYSTFLARPGLYVEDIFVRAPWRRRGLGRMMLSAVAGRAAEIGMGRVEWCVLDWNQNAIDFYEGMGAEVFKQWRICRLTGPALDQYKGAGGQAEEEQDAAGKAGQ